A genome region from Flavobacterium sp. includes the following:
- the istB gene encoding IS21-like element helper ATPase IstB produces MNESTVAKMKQMKLHGMHNAFMTAIESGKTDHYTIDQFMSMIIDAEWDERHNRRIERSITNARFHYKSNIESINFDQSRNIDRNLILRLAECSFVEKNENILITGSTGVGKSFLGTALGYQACIEGYKVSYFNTAKLFAKLKMAKADGTYLRELMKIQRQDVIILDDFGLQALDSQNRITLLEIIEDRHNNGSIIVTSQIPVQGWYDIIGEKTIADAILDRLIHQAHRVELHGESMRKKKSIIKE; encoded by the coding sequence ATGAATGAATCTACTGTAGCAAAAATGAAACAGATGAAGCTTCATGGAATGCATAACGCCTTCATGACAGCTATCGAGAGCGGTAAAACCGATCATTATACCATTGACCAGTTTATGTCAATGATAATAGATGCCGAATGGGATGAACGCCACAACAGGCGTATTGAACGCAGTATTACCAATGCACGCTTCCATTACAAATCAAATATTGAAAGCATCAATTTTGACCAGTCCCGGAACATTGACAGAAATCTTATACTCCGGCTTGCAGAATGCAGTTTTGTAGAAAAGAATGAAAATATACTAATCACAGGAAGCACAGGTGTCGGCAAAAGTTTTTTAGGAACAGCACTTGGTTATCAGGCCTGTATTGAAGGCTATAAAGTAAGTTATTTTAATACTGCAAAATTGTTTGCAAAGCTGAAAATGGCCAAAGCAGACGGTACATACCTGAGAGAACTGATGAAAATACAAAGGCAGGATGTTATCATACTAGATGACTTTGGACTCCAGGCATTGGACAGCCAGAACAGAATCACACTTTTAGAGATCATCGAAGACAGGCACAACAATGGTTCTATTATTGTAACCTCGCAGATCCCCGTTCAGGGATGGTATGACATAATCGGCGAGAAAACCATAGCAGATGCAATCCTTGATAGATTAATACATCAGGCCCACAGGGTTGAGCTGCATGGGGAATCAATGAGAAAGAAAAAAAGCATAATCAAGGAATAA
- the istA gene encoding IS21 family transposase: MANNKLDMNKIRKVIKLHCNGKSKLFISRYLSLSRNTVKKYISLFEVLGLSLETVNKKTDTELDELFSQGPTEVVSSRIEDLYAYFPQMERELKKVGITIQTMWERYIETHPDGLRVTQFRNRFRDWSNKVNPVMHMNHKAGDKMYVDYAGKTLSIIDKNTSEVQEVQFFVAILGASQYTYAEASMSQQKEDFVASVENAMRFFQGTPAAIVPDNLKSAVVRTSRFEPTINETLADLAEHYETTILPARAYRPRDKSLVEGAVKILYRRIYANLKDSKYFSIEDLNQEIWNLLDAHNNKKLTGRPYSRFELFMEDERHELQPLPLERFEIKYQSLATVMQNGHVQLSQDKNYYSVPYQYLKKKVKLLYTSSTVEIYFKYNRIATHMRNPKPYIYTTNPEHMASTHQFVAQWNALRFIEWANSIDPAVGEYIMQIIESRNHPEQAYKSCLGILSFEKKVGAERLANACKRALDFKIYNFKTIQNILENSLDKIPMEHEKEEDQDLPDHGNIRGKNYYN, translated from the coding sequence ATGGCAAATAACAAACTAGACATGAACAAAATCAGAAAAGTCATTAAGTTGCACTGCAACGGCAAAAGCAAGCTGTTTATAAGCCGATATTTATCTCTTTCCAGAAATACTGTGAAAAAATATATCTCTTTATTTGAAGTGCTGGGATTAAGCCTGGAAACTGTCAACAAGAAAACTGACACTGAATTGGACGAGCTGTTTTCTCAGGGTCCGACAGAAGTTGTTTCCTCAAGAATCGAAGATCTGTATGCTTATTTTCCTCAGATGGAACGGGAATTAAAAAAGGTGGGCATCACCATACAAACTATGTGGGAAAGGTATATTGAAACCCATCCCGATGGTCTTAGAGTAACGCAGTTCAGGAATCGCTTCAGAGACTGGAGCAACAAGGTAAACCCTGTGATGCATATGAATCACAAGGCTGGCGATAAAATGTATGTGGATTATGCTGGAAAGACACTCTCAATTATAGACAAAAACACGTCCGAGGTTCAGGAAGTGCAATTTTTTGTTGCCATACTCGGTGCCAGCCAGTATACTTACGCAGAAGCTTCAATGAGCCAGCAGAAGGAAGATTTTGTAGCTTCGGTGGAGAATGCAATGCGCTTTTTTCAAGGAACGCCTGCCGCAATTGTGCCCGACAACCTAAAATCTGCCGTAGTCAGAACCAGCCGCTTTGAACCTACCATTAATGAAACTCTTGCAGATTTAGCTGAACATTATGAAACTACTATTCTGCCTGCAAGAGCATACAGGCCCAGAGACAAATCTTTAGTCGAGGGCGCTGTTAAGATACTTTACAGAAGAATTTATGCAAATCTGAAAGACTCTAAATACTTCAGCATAGAAGATCTGAACCAGGAAATATGGAATCTGCTCGATGCGCATAATAACAAGAAACTTACCGGAAGACCATACTCTCGTTTTGAACTCTTCATGGAAGATGAAAGGCATGAACTGCAGCCTCTTCCTCTGGAACGCTTTGAGATTAAATACCAGTCTCTGGCAACAGTAATGCAGAACGGGCACGTCCAGTTAAGCCAGGACAAAAACTACTACAGCGTGCCTTATCAATATTTAAAGAAAAAAGTGAAGCTGCTGTACACCAGCTCTACTGTCGAAATATACTTCAAATACAACCGTATAGCCACACACATGAGAAATCCAAAGCCCTACATCTATACCACAAATCCAGAACATATGGCAAGCACACATCAGTTTGTAGCGCAGTGGAATGCCTTAAGGTTTATTGAATGGGCCAACAGCATTGATCCGGCAGTAGGAGAATATATTATGCAGATAATAGAAAGCAGGAACCACCCCGAGCAGGCCTATAAAAGCTGTCTAGGCATATTGTCTTTTGAAAAGAAAGTAGGTGCAGAAAGATTAGCAAATGCCTGCAAACGTGCTCTGGACTTTAAGATTTATAATTTTAAAACCATACAGAACATCTTAGAAAACAGTCTGGATAAGATACCTATGGAACACGAAAAGGAAGAAGATCAGGATCTTCCCGACCACGGCAATATCAGAGGAAAAAATTATTATAACTAA
- a CDS encoding antibiotic biosynthesis monooxygenase, with product MKKLGLLVRLEAKVGQEKNVEDFITGALPLALEEAGTVTWYAFRIDASTFGIYDTFSNEEGREAHLGGKIAKALMENAPDLLATPPSIEKLDILAAK from the coding sequence ATGAAAAAATTAGGATTGTTAGTTCGGTTGGAAGCAAAGGTCGGCCAAGAAAAAAACGTTGAAGATTTTATTACAGGAGCATTACCGCTTGCTCTTGAAGAAGCCGGTACCGTTACGTGGTATGCATTCCGTATTGATGCTTCTACCTTCGGTATTTACGATACTTTTTCAAACGAAGAAGGCAGAGAGGCACACCTTGGCGGTAAGATCGCAAAAGCATTAATGGAAAATGCACCAGACCTATTGGCAACACCTCCGTCTATTGAAAAATTGGACATTTTAGCTGCCAAATAG
- a CDS encoding AraC family transcriptional regulator: protein MDITNLPEDLWEHNETHTSDLQIFNYEVYKNGSRNKIGLNKNVFSFLLDGQKNIHFSNDIISINETQSLLITSNNVLVTELVGVSSYRCLLFFFSHKNITDFLLKHSHSFSQNASDKKITDIPYFLLEKDNFIIHYIHSLQQIFGLQQSISQKILELKFEEIMLYLADKYGTVFLDYLHYLLINERELSFKMVIEKNLYTNLNIDEIAFLCNMSASTFKRKFISIYQKSPGKWFQQKRLNKAKELLHNNQVTPSEIFMDFGYGSLSNFSAAFKNEFGYSPNHIHSN, encoded by the coding sequence ATGGACATTACAAACCTTCCCGAAGATCTATGGGAACATAACGAAACTCATACTTCGGATTTGCAAATTTTCAATTACGAAGTGTATAAGAACGGTTCTAGAAACAAGATTGGCCTGAATAAAAATGTATTCAGTTTCTTATTGGATGGTCAAAAAAACATTCACTTTTCTAATGATATCATTTCAATCAATGAAACACAATCGCTACTTATCACATCTAATAATGTTTTGGTTACCGAACTGGTAGGTGTAAGCTCATACCGTTGTTTACTCTTCTTCTTTTCTCACAAAAACATCACCGATTTTTTATTGAAACATTCCCATTCTTTCAGTCAGAATGCCTCAGATAAAAAGATAACGGATATACCTTATTTCCTCTTAGAGAAAGACAATTTTATCATCCATTATATTCATTCGCTCCAACAGATTTTTGGTTTGCAACAATCTATCTCTCAAAAGATTTTGGAACTGAAATTTGAAGAAATAATGCTTTATCTGGCTGATAAATATGGGACGGTATTTTTAGATTACTTACATTATTTACTAATCAATGAAAGAGAATTATCATTTAAAATGGTAATTGAAAAGAACCTTTATACGAACTTGAATATTGACGAAATAGCCTTTCTGTGCAATATGAGTGCCTCTACTTTTAAGAGAAAATTTATAAGTATATACCAGAAATCTCCAGGGAAATGGTTTCAGCAAAAACGGCTTAACAAGGCCAAAGAATTGTTACATAATAACCAAGTCACACCTTCCGAAATTTTTATGGACTTTGGCTATGGCAGCTTGTCAAATTTTAGTGCAGCCTTTAAAAATGAATTTGGGTATAGCCCCAACCACATCCACTCTAATTGA
- a CDS encoding MFS transporter — protein MGQRKAFLIGTIIGVLAGMLSFYAILKNSFVLFVLGNTLIGVCQAFTQYYRFAAADSVPQKIKGKAISFVIGGGVVAAIAGPALARSTQNIGAVSFAYSFLSISFLSIISFLVNFGLKEKKRITAQQKDFQFKQSRPLGEIMGQNKTILALLSSAVGYSVMIMIMTATPLAMHHYGYSGDDSSVVIQWHVLGMFVPSFFTGTLIEKFGTGRIILSGVGILFLHLYLVLTGTDFLHFVSGLIFLGIGWNFMFVGGSTLLSKVYREDEKEKVQAFHDFFVYIIMSISSLSAGVLLSRWGWKGVNIAAIPMHM, from the coding sequence ATGGGCCAGAGAAAAGCATTTCTTATTGGGACAATCATCGGCGTGCTTGCGGGAATGCTTTCATTTTACGCTATTTTAAAAAACTCATTTGTTCTATTTGTTTTAGGAAACACCCTTATAGGAGTCTGCCAGGCTTTTACACAATATTATCGTTTTGCAGCCGCCGATTCGGTTCCTCAGAAGATCAAAGGAAAAGCAATATCATTTGTGATCGGAGGCGGAGTTGTGGCCGCAATTGCGGGACCGGCCTTAGCCAGATCTACCCAGAATATTGGCGCGGTTTCATTTGCCTATTCCTTTTTATCCATCTCTTTTTTGAGTATCATTTCTTTTCTGGTTAATTTTGGTCTAAAAGAGAAAAAACGTATAACGGCGCAGCAGAAGGATTTTCAGTTTAAGCAATCAAGACCGCTGGGGGAAATTATGGGACAGAATAAAACCATTTTGGCTTTATTATCCTCGGCAGTAGGATATTCCGTGATGATAATGATTATGACCGCAACACCTTTGGCAATGCACCACTACGGCTATTCCGGCGATGATTCGTCTGTTGTGATACAGTGGCATGTGCTTGGAATGTTTGTGCCTTCTTTTTTTACCGGCACTTTGATTGAGAAATTTGGCACGGGCAGAATAATTCTGTCTGGTGTAGGCATACTGTTTTTGCATTTATATCTGGTTCTGACAGGCACTGATTTTCTTCATTTTGTGTCCGGTCTTATCTTTCTTGGAATAGGCTGGAACTTTATGTTTGTAGGCGGCTCAACTTTATTGTCAAAGGTATATCGAGAAGATGAAAAAGAAAAAGTCCAGGCTTTTCATGATTTTTTTGTTTACATTATCATGAGCATTTCGAGCCTTTCAGCAGGAGTCCTTCTGAGCAGGTGGGGATGGAAAGGAGTAAACATAGCTGCAATTCCAATGCATATGTAG
- a CDS encoding SCO family protein, whose translation MKKIALILLHSLLVISCEKAQEKLPILGNPIVKGNETQYPRIKDFSFTNQDSLKITNNTFDDKIYIADFIFLSCPSICPKMNTQLKKVYDVYKTNNEVLFLSHTIDPDHDTIPRLKAYTVDHDIKENWHFVTGNRESIYKIATESYFATAYPDKNEPGGFVHSGGFLLIDKDRHVRGVYDGTNPKETKRLIADVKTLLEESEAK comes from the coding sequence ATGAAAAAAATAGCTTTGATTCTTTTGCATTCTCTACTTGTAATATCATGTGAGAAAGCTCAGGAGAAACTTCCAATATTAGGAAATCCAATAGTAAAAGGAAATGAAACGCAGTATCCGCGTATCAAAGACTTTTCGTTTACGAATCAGGATAGTCTGAAAATTACCAATAATACTTTTGACGACAAGATTTATATAGCCGATTTTATTTTTCTTTCCTGCCCTTCAATCTGTCCGAAAATGAACACACAACTTAAAAAAGTGTATGATGTTTACAAAACCAATAACGAGGTATTGTTTCTCTCGCATACCATTGATCCTGATCATGACACAATACCGCGGCTTAAAGCTTATACGGTGGATCACGACATAAAAGAGAATTGGCATTTTGTTACGGGAAACAGAGAAAGTATCTATAAAATTGCAACCGAAAGCTATTTTGCAACGGCATATCCGGATAAAAATGAGCCGGGAGGTTTTGTGCACAGCGGCGGATTTCTGCTTATAGATAAAGACAGGCACGTTCGGGGGGTTTATGATGGCACAAATCCAAAGGAAACCAAAAGACTAATTGCTGATGTAAAAACTCTTTTAGAAGAAAGTGAGGCCAAATAA
- a CDS encoding helix-turn-helix domain-containing protein — MQISEIPDRNLSLFTGDESHFWMDKTANLLQRFPFLEYPHKQDFFMLLFIDDAEGEISIDNQKIRLDSAKVIVIKPRCISSIDINRKAKGKIICFTEDFFSLRYNNNILDQFSFLDDTSKLFVRLSEEEADKWEYLLEIFFKEFNLHRRESAKVLRSYLNILLFDLERLYDPSGFVVNNSPKQQKIKEFEKLIDKDFKIKKMPAAYADLLNVTPNYLNKICKEVTNYTAGDLIRKRIVIEAQRLIHFTNYSINEIADQLGFENASYFITFFKRQTNKTPEQFRRLSN, encoded by the coding sequence ATGCAAATATCAGAAATACCGGACCGCAACCTGAGTCTATTCACAGGTGATGAGAGTCATTTCTGGATGGATAAAACGGCTAACCTGCTGCAACGTTTTCCTTTTTTGGAATATCCTCACAAGCAGGATTTCTTCATGCTTCTCTTTATTGATGATGCAGAAGGGGAAATTAGTATTGACAATCAGAAAATCCGTCTCGATAGTGCCAAGGTCATCGTTATAAAGCCCCGCTGCATTAGTTCTATAGACATTAACAGAAAGGCCAAAGGAAAAATTATCTGTTTCACAGAAGATTTTTTCTCCCTGCGTTACAACAATAACATTTTAGACCAGTTTTCATTTCTTGATGATACCTCTAAGTTATTTGTCAGGCTTAGTGAAGAGGAAGCAGACAAGTGGGAATATCTGCTTGAAATATTTTTCAAAGAGTTTAATCTGCATCGCAGAGAATCTGCAAAAGTGCTTCGATCGTATCTTAATATTCTGCTTTTCGATTTGGAACGGCTTTATGATCCCTCAGGGTTTGTGGTAAACAATTCACCTAAACAGCAGAAAATAAAAGAATTTGAGAAACTCATCGATAAAGATTTTAAAATTAAAAAAATGCCTGCCGCTTATGCGGACCTGCTCAATGTAACTCCGAATTATCTGAACAAGATATGCAAGGAAGTAACCAATTATACAGCAGGTGATTTGATACGAAAGCGTATCGTAATAGAAGCACAGCGGCTTATTCATTTTACCAATTATTCTATAAATGAAATTGCTGATCAGCTCGGTTTTGAAAATGCGTCCTATTTTATTACTTTTTTTAAAAGACAGACAAACAAGACACCCGAGCAGTTCCGCAGATTATCAAACTAG
- a CDS encoding YHS domain-containing protein: protein MKKILLIATITAVLSCNKKEEKAHPHDHPHTMESETMYKDPKNPLNKLTYVSNIDFSCNMDVSKYGVSDTVTYKGKLYGFCSTVCKDDFMKKPDEYLAKNQK from the coding sequence ATGAAAAAAATCCTTCTAATTGCCACTATTACTGCTGTGTTAAGCTGTAATAAAAAAGAGGAAAAAGCACATCCTCATGATCATCCTCATACTATGGAATCTGAAACAATGTATAAAGATCCTAAAAACCCGCTCAATAAATTAACCTATGTCAGCAACATAGACTTTAGCTGTAATATGGATGTCAGCAAGTATGGCGTTAGTGATACTGTTACTTATAAAGGGAAATTATACGGTTTTTGTTCAACGGTATGTAAAGATGACTTTATGAAAAAACCAGATGAATATCTGGCAAAAAATCAGAAGTAA
- a CDS encoding DUF2490 domain-containing protein gives MNKKNYVLILVFVIGGIQYAIAQNNRITTNNSIGWYNFFGTFKISEKFGIHTEYQWRRNETITEWQQSLLRVGLNYNLNSRVQFRVGYGWIETYPYGEIPLNGMGRDFTEHRIFEMVQLSHKEGIVDLSHRFMLEQRFVGRYSSINETTEDEFPLLNRIRYMIRVQVPLKGNEIKDKTPYLAFYDEIFVGFGKNVNMNVFDQNRIGILLGYRFNKNIRIEGGYLNQTVQLGRQIEGQNVFQNNNGVILNTNLNFDLTKNNK, from the coding sequence ATGAACAAGAAAAATTATGTACTAATCCTCGTTTTTGTAATTGGCGGTATACAATACGCAATCGCGCAGAATAATCGTATTACTACCAATAACAGCATTGGATGGTATAATTTTTTTGGAACATTCAAAATCTCAGAAAAATTTGGAATACATACTGAATACCAATGGCGCAGAAATGAAACCATTACCGAATGGCAGCAAAGTTTATTAAGAGTGGGCCTAAATTATAATTTAAATTCAAGAGTGCAGTTCCGGGTTGGTTATGGCTGGATCGAAACCTATCCTTATGGAGAAATACCTCTAAATGGCATGGGCAGAGATTTTACAGAACATAGGATTTTTGAAATGGTACAGCTAAGTCACAAAGAAGGAATTGTTGATTTATCCCATAGATTTATGTTAGAACAAAGATTTGTTGGCAGGTACAGTTCCATTAATGAGACAACAGAAGACGAATTTCCGCTCTTAAACCGAATTCGATATATGATTAGAGTTCAGGTGCCTTTAAAAGGAAATGAGATAAAAGACAAAACACCCTATTTAGCTTTCTATGACGAAATTTTTGTTGGATTTGGAAAAAATGTTAATATGAACGTTTTTGATCAAAACAGAATTGGAATTTTATTAGGCTATAGGTTTAATAAAAACATTAGAATTGAAGGTGGTTATCTAAATCAAACTGTACAGTTAGGAAGGCAGATAGAGGGTCAAAATGTTTTTCAGAACAATAACGGAGTAATTTTGAATACTAATTTAAACTTTGACCTGACTAAAAACAATAAATAA
- a CDS encoding carbonic anhydrase family protein, with the protein MDNQLRSLVMLCTAVLLVSCNNGTKTEKSNSTSIPAEDLKPVVSHVMTKEEQTRLTPDAILEDFIAGNKRFQSGVTTVRDHSKQARKSAPGQFPKAVVLSCVDSRVPVEDVFDQGLGDIFVGRVAGNFVNEDLLGSIEFACKVSGAKLVLVMGHQHCGAIKGAIDDVKLGNITAMLSKIKPAVAMSQDFNGEKTSKNDKFVKHVSENNVLYAMDQIRKKSPILKEMEDEGQIKIVGVFYNLTDGTLEFLK; encoded by the coding sequence ATGGACAATCAACTCAGATCATTAGTAATGCTTTGCACAGCAGTATTATTGGTTTCTTGCAACAATGGTACAAAAACAGAAAAATCAAATTCAACTTCTATTCCTGCAGAAGATTTAAAACCGGTAGTGTCTCATGTAATGACGAAGGAAGAGCAAACCAGACTTACACCTGATGCTATCTTAGAGGATTTTATAGCAGGAAACAAACGATTTCAAAGCGGTGTAACTACGGTTCGCGACCATAGTAAACAAGCCCGAAAATCGGCACCGGGCCAGTTCCCAAAAGCTGTTGTACTAAGTTGCGTGGACAGCCGAGTACCAGTAGAAGACGTATTTGATCAGGGCTTGGGTGATATTTTTGTGGGACGAGTAGCCGGCAATTTTGTAAATGAAGATTTACTGGGCAGTATAGAATTTGCTTGTAAGGTATCAGGCGCAAAATTGGTTTTAGTGATGGGACACCAGCATTGCGGCGCTATAAAAGGTGCTATCGATGATGTAAAATTGGGAAATATAACTGCCATGCTTTCAAAAATAAAACCAGCTGTAGCAATGAGTCAGGATTTTAATGGTGAAAAAACATCTAAAAATGATAAATTTGTAAAACACGTTTCAGAAAACAACGTGCTTTATGCTATGGATCAAATTCGTAAAAAAAGTCCAATTCTTAAAGAAATGGAAGATGAAGGACAGATAAAAATTGTAGGTGTGTTTTACAATTTGACAGACGGAACCCTTGAATTCTTAAAATAA
- a CDS encoding cytochrome c produces the protein MDFPIFHLDWLNNRMLIAIIAIIHVMINHGLAVGFMPLITWLEQKGVKNSGREQITDLDWDNRIYNMMKVAFIITTTLGAMTGVGIWFSVALVSPTSIGSLIRVFYWAWFVEWLVFVTEVILIMIYFLTWKSSNTSLRAKLLHIRFGWFLSLFSWITMAIIVSILSFMMDPGNWNTHKSLLNGFTNPIYLPQLLFRTPTAMLVAGSFGKMLVTLFFKKGTDIRLKAVKYVSKWIILWAPISLLGAVIYYRAIPEAMTANMSTAVGTMDFNKYYDLMKYFILFGISSSLIMAVLGLFKTRWIRSYLVLFPVVMAFGYLGFFERVREFVRKPYVIGGYMYSNLLLEEDYPVYQQYGLLKNATYTTVTEITPENKVEAGRNVFAIACSRCHTTQGVNSVVDVFERMYGVGKPLDINSMASYIPNMHNGRTYMPPFPGTQEESEALATYIRSIQDTGDVLEGAQSEGVEVSGLQDTKAVLANKK, from the coding sequence ATGGACTTTCCAATTTTTCATTTAGACTGGCTCAACAATAGGATGCTTATTGCCATCATTGCCATTATTCACGTGATGATTAATCATGGTTTAGCTGTGGGTTTTATGCCTCTTATAACCTGGCTGGAACAGAAAGGTGTTAAGAATAGCGGCAGGGAACAAATTACAGATTTAGACTGGGACAACAGAATCTATAATATGATGAAAGTTGCTTTTATCATAACTACAACACTTGGTGCAATGACAGGAGTGGGGATATGGTTCTCCGTTGCACTTGTAAGCCCAACATCGATTGGAAGTTTAATACGTGTTTTTTACTGGGCATGGTTTGTTGAATGGCTGGTATTTGTTACTGAGGTAATTTTGATCATGATTTATTTTTTGACATGGAAGAGCAGTAATACCTCACTGAGGGCTAAATTATTGCACATCCGGTTTGGATGGTTTTTAAGTTTATTCTCCTGGATTACTATGGCAATTATTGTTTCTATTTTGAGCTTTATGATGGATCCCGGAAACTGGAATACACATAAGAGTCTGCTCAATGGGTTTACCAATCCAATTTATCTGCCTCAGTTATTGTTTAGGACTCCTACAGCCATGCTGGTAGCAGGAAGTTTTGGAAAGATGCTGGTAACTCTATTCTTTAAAAAAGGTACGGATATAAGGCTCAAAGCGGTGAAATATGTCTCAAAGTGGATTATTCTATGGGCTCCGATTTCGCTTTTGGGAGCAGTAATTTACTATCGTGCAATTCCCGAGGCCATGACTGCCAATATGAGCACGGCTGTGGGTACGATGGATTTCAATAAGTATTACGATTTAATGAAATATTTTATACTATTTGGAATTTCGTCTTCTCTGATAATGGCAGTTTTAGGTTTATTTAAAACCAGATGGATTAGAAGTTATTTGGTATTGTTTCCCGTAGTTATGGCTTTTGGATATCTTGGTTTTTTTGAAAGGGTGCGTGAATTTGTCCGTAAACCTTATGTAATTGGAGGTTATATGTATTCTAACTTATTACTGGAGGAAGATTATCCTGTTTACCAGCAATACGGGCTTCTTAAAAATGCGACCTATACCACAGTAACCGAGATTACGCCAGAGAATAAAGTAGAAGCCGGCAGAAATGTTTTTGCAATTGCCTGCAGCCGCTGTCATACCACTCAGGGAGTTAATAGTGTAGTTGATGTTTTTGAGCGTATGTATGGAGTTGGAAAGCCTTTGGATATTAACTCGATGGCATCTTATATACCCAATATGCATAATGGAAGAACCTATATGCCTCCTTTTCCTGGCACCCAAGAAGAAAGTGAAGCCTTGGCCACCTATATCCGCAGTATTCAGGATACAGGAGATGTTCTCGAAGGGGCACAGTCAGAAGGTGTAGAGGTAAGTGGACTCCAAGATACAAAAGCAGTTTTAGCAAATAAAAAATAA
- a CDS encoding cytochrome c encodes MINLYIALQNNVPVPKDIPLPLPMPEWFFVVVLVLSFLLHILFVNLMLGGSILALIAQIKGLKNKEYDILAHEIAKTITVNKSIAVVLGIAPLLSINVLYTIYFYSANALTGLMWIAVIPLVTVAFLLTYLHKYTWETLENHKAVHISILALATVIFLFIPFIFLTNINLMLFPEKWALVKGFVDALFLPNVFPRYLHFILSSLAVTGLFIFWYNSRKSYPFEEIYQEFTRYDIQKKGYSLALTASLCQCMIGPLVLLTLPSKGMGWNLILVIFSGVAFAVPAMWLIWKRLTGEKENIEKDFYKIAMLLGITVLCMGSGRQIYRANSLEKHKELVKIKTDEFQILKKKAATKMKAEEAGAASADMSEAEKGQKVFSQYCASCHKIDEKLVGPPVFEMAKIYKGNVADLQKWIKNPGKKRPDYPQMPGFESQLDQQKLDQLAEYILNIK; translated from the coding sequence ATGATCAATTTATATATTGCGTTGCAAAACAACGTTCCCGTTCCAAAAGATATTCCCTTGCCGCTGCCAATGCCTGAATGGTTTTTTGTAGTTGTTCTGGTACTGTCATTTCTATTGCATATCCTTTTTGTAAACCTAATGCTTGGAGGTTCTATTTTGGCTTTGATTGCCCAAATAAAAGGACTTAAAAATAAAGAATACGATATACTGGCACACGAAATAGCCAAAACCATAACAGTAAATAAAAGTATAGCCGTTGTATTAGGAATTGCGCCTCTTTTGAGCATTAATGTATTATATACGATTTACTTTTATTCGGCAAATGCTCTTACCGGTTTAATGTGGATTGCGGTAATACCGCTCGTTACAGTGGCGTTTCTGCTCACTTACCTGCACAAATATACATGGGAAACCTTGGAGAATCACAAGGCGGTTCATATTTCGATTCTGGCCTTGGCAACTGTTATCTTTCTTTTTATCCCATTTATCTTTCTGACCAATATTAATCTAATGCTTTTCCCTGAAAAATGGGCTTTAGTAAAAGGCTTTGTAGACGCATTGTTTCTGCCGAATGTTTTCCCCAGATACCTGCATTTTATCCTGTCTTCACTGGCAGTTACGGGATTGTTTATATTTTGGTACAACAGCCGCAAGAGTTACCCCTTTGAAGAGATATATCAAGAATTTACCCGATACGATATTCAAAAGAAAGGCTACTCTTTGGCATTAACTGCCTCTTTATGCCAGTGTATGATTGGTCCTCTTGTATTGCTGACATTACCGTCTAAAGGTATGGGGTGGAACCTGATTTTGGTGATTTTCTCCGGAGTTGCATTCGCCGTTCCTGCTATGTGGCTTATTTGGAAGAGATTGACAGGCGAAAAGGAAAACATTGAAAAAGACTTTTATAAAATAGCAATGTTGCTTGGAATTACGGTTTTGTGTATGGGCTCAGGAAGGCAGATCTACAGGGCAAATTCGCTGGAAAAACATAAAGAACTGGTAAAAATTAAAACCGATGAATTTCAAATCCTGAAAAAGAAAGCTGCAACCAAAATGAAAGCAGAAGAAGCCGGAGCAGCTTCGGCAGATATGTCAGAAGCAGAGAAAGGGCAGAAGGTATTCAGCCAGTATTGTGCCTCCTGCCATAAAATAGATGAAAAATTAGTCGGGCCTCCAGTTTTTGAAATGGCGAAAATCTATAAAGGTAACGTGGCTGATTTGCAGAAATGGATAAAAAATCCAGGTAAAAAACGTCCCGACTATCCACAGATGCCAGGTTTTGAATCTCAGTTGGATCAGCAGAAACTCGATCAGCTGGCGGAATATATTTTGAACATAAAATAA